From one Phocaeicola salanitronis DSM 18170 genomic stretch:
- a CDS encoding rhamnogalacturonidase, with protein MKKSIALICLFLGLGILNAQADTYNVKDFGAVGDGIHIDSEAINQAIQTAAAQGGGTVHIPAGEYACYSIRLASHIHLHLEQGATIVGAFPTETQGYDSPEPNEHTAYQDFGHSHWKNSLLWGIGLEDITISGPGTIYGKGLTREESRLDGVGNKAISLKDCKNVTIKDLNMLHCGHFALLATGVDNLTVYNVKADTNRDGFDIDCCRNVRIHACSVNTPWDDAIVLKASYTLGKFRDTENVTISDCYVSGYDRGTMLNATWELDEPQAPDHGFRTGRIKIGTESSGGFRNIAITNCIFEHCRGLALETVDGGRLEDIVISNITMRDIVNAGIFLRLGARMRSPEGTPAGSMKRIRISHVNAYNVDSRYASIISGVPGGIIEDVTLTDINLYYKGGYRAEDAPSIVPEQEKAYPEPWMFGTIPAKGFYIRHAKNVFFNQINFYFEQPDERPLFVTDDAENILYRDIRVDGRLLEKE; from the coding sequence ATGAAAAAGAGCATCGCACTCATTTGCCTGTTCCTCGGCTTAGGCATCCTAAACGCACAGGCAGACACCTATAATGTCAAGGACTTCGGAGCCGTAGGAGACGGCATACACATCGATTCCGAAGCCATCAACCAAGCCATCCAAACCGCCGCAGCCCAGGGAGGAGGGACCGTGCATATACCTGCAGGAGAATATGCATGCTACTCCATACGCCTTGCCAGCCATATCCATCTGCACTTAGAGCAAGGTGCAACCATCGTAGGAGCCTTCCCCACCGAAACCCAAGGATACGATTCGCCCGAACCCAACGAGCATACCGCTTACCAGGACTTCGGGCACAGCCATTGGAAAAACTCGCTCCTATGGGGCATCGGGCTGGAAGACATCACCATCAGCGGACCCGGAACCATCTACGGGAAAGGGCTGACCCGCGAAGAAAGCCGGCTGGACGGTGTGGGGAACAAAGCCATCAGCCTGAAAGATTGCAAGAACGTGACGATAAAAGACCTGAACATGCTGCATTGCGGCCATTTTGCCCTGCTTGCCACAGGGGTGGACAACCTGACGGTTTACAACGTAAAAGCCGATACCAACCGCGACGGGTTCGACATAGATTGTTGCCGGAACGTACGCATCCATGCATGCAGTGTCAATACCCCTTGGGACGATGCCATCGTTCTGAAAGCCTCGTATACGCTGGGCAAGTTCAGAGATACCGAAAACGTCACGATATCCGATTGCTACGTGAGCGGCTACGACCGGGGCACGATGCTGAATGCCACATGGGAGCTGGACGAGCCGCAAGCGCCCGACCATGGATTCCGCACGGGGCGCATCAAGATAGGCACCGAATCGAGCGGAGGTTTCCGGAACATCGCCATTACGAACTGCATCTTCGAACATTGCCGGGGCTTGGCGCTGGAAACTGTAGACGGAGGCAGACTGGAGGACATCGTCATCAGCAACATCACGATGCGCGACATTGTCAATGCCGGCATATTCCTGCGTCTGGGAGCGCGGATGCGCAGCCCCGAAGGCACTCCGGCAGGCTCGATGAAACGCATCCGCATCAGCCATGTCAATGCCTACAACGTAGACTCCCGCTATGCCTCGATTATCAGCGGAGTGCCCGGAGGCATCATCGAAGACGTGACACTGACCGACATCAACCTATATTATAAAGGAGGATACCGGGCAGAAGACGCTCCCAGCATTGTCCCCGAACAGGAGAAGGCTTATCCCGAACCGTGGATGTTCGGAACCATTCCGGCTAAAGGCTTTTACATCCGTCATGCAAAGAATGTATTTTTCAATCAAATCAACTTTTATTTCGAACAGCCCGATGAACGTCCGCTATTCGTAACAGATGATGCCGAGAACATCCTGTACCGTGACATACGCGTAGACGGAAGGCTCCTCGAAAAAGAATAG
- a CDS encoding beta-galactosidase, whose protein sequence is MALALGCICSVQGLFAQQAWFDEKDLTLTGAYYYPEHWDESQWERDLKQMHELGFEFTHFAEFAWAQLEPQEGVYDFAWLDRAVALADKYGLKVVMCTSTATPPVWLSRKYPEILVKNEDGTVLDHGARQHASFASPLYRELASRMIEALARHYGNDPRIVGWQLDNEPNVQFDYNPKAEEGFRLFLKEKYNGNIAELNKAWGTSFWSEVYASFDEITLPKMKQMFMNAHQILDYKRYAAKMTCDFLDEQCGLIKKYAKNQWVTTNYIPDYDRGIIGGSQSLDFVSYTRYMVYGDNEGIGRRGYRVGNPLRIAMANDFFRPIDGTYGVMELQPGQVNWGSINPQPLPGAVHLWLWSVFAGGSDFICTYRYRQPLYGTEQYHYGIVGTDGVTVTPGGREYAQFIREIKMLRQEAEAFDEKPDDYLKRTTAILWNPENYWSMDRQKQNRTWDTFRHLNHYYRALKAYGAPVDIISEEKDFARYPVLIAPAYELADSALVDRWKAYVENGGNLVLTCRTGLKDRFGRFPEAPFGAMIKDLTGNELEFYDLLLPETPGTVSMDGTDYAWNTWGDVLKPDASNEIWATYKEEFYEGKPAVTFRKSGKGSVTYIGVDTQDGMLERKVLDKLYARLQIGVMDLPYGVTLEYRNGLGIVLNYSDKPYRFPLPEGSKVLVGTPDIPTAGVLVFKY, encoded by the coding sequence ATGGCTTTGGCACTGGGATGTATCTGTTCGGTGCAAGGGCTTTTTGCCCAGCAAGCCTGGTTCGATGAGAAAGATTTGACGTTGACCGGTGCTTATTATTATCCCGAACATTGGGACGAAAGCCAGTGGGAACGCGACTTAAAGCAAATGCATGAGTTGGGTTTTGAGTTTACACATTTTGCCGAGTTCGCTTGGGCGCAATTGGAACCGCAGGAAGGAGTGTACGACTTTGCGTGGCTCGACCGTGCCGTGGCTTTGGCGGACAAATACGGCCTGAAGGTTGTGATGTGTACCTCGACCGCTACCCCTCCCGTATGGTTGAGCCGGAAATATCCGGAGATTCTGGTAAAGAACGAAGACGGGACGGTGTTGGACCACGGGGCACGCCAGCACGCCTCTTTTGCCTCACCGCTTTACCGGGAGCTGGCATCGCGCATGATAGAGGCATTGGCACGCCATTACGGGAACGATCCGCGCATCGTCGGGTGGCAATTGGATAATGAGCCGAATGTGCAGTTCGATTATAATCCGAAAGCCGAAGAAGGGTTCCGCCTGTTCCTGAAAGAGAAGTACAACGGCAACATCGCGGAGCTGAACAAGGCGTGGGGCACCTCGTTCTGGAGCGAAGTGTATGCGTCGTTCGATGAAATCACGCTCCCGAAGATGAAGCAGATGTTTATGAACGCGCATCAGATACTCGATTACAAGCGTTATGCGGCAAAAATGACCTGTGATTTCCTGGACGAGCAATGCGGACTGATTAAGAAATATGCGAAGAACCAGTGGGTGACGACCAATTACATTCCGGATTACGACCGGGGAATCATCGGCGGAAGCCAGTCGCTTGATTTCGTGAGCTACACCCGCTATATGGTGTACGGCGACAATGAAGGCATCGGTAGAAGAGGATACCGTGTAGGGAATCCGCTTCGGATTGCAATGGCGAATGACTTCTTCCGTCCGATAGACGGGACGTATGGCGTGATGGAACTCCAGCCGGGACAAGTGAACTGGGGAAGCATCAATCCCCAGCCTCTGCCCGGAGCGGTACATTTATGGCTTTGGAGCGTGTTTGCCGGAGGTTCGGACTTTATATGCACCTACCGGTACCGCCAGCCGCTTTACGGTACGGAGCAATATCATTATGGCATTGTGGGTACGGACGGGGTAACGGTGACGCCCGGTGGAAGAGAGTACGCCCAGTTTATCCGTGAAATCAAGATGTTGCGCCAAGAGGCGGAGGCATTCGACGAGAAGCCGGATGATTACCTGAAACGCACCACCGCCATTCTATGGAATCCGGAGAATTACTGGAGCATGGACCGCCAGAAACAAAACCGCACGTGGGACACTTTCCGTCACCTGAACCATTATTACCGGGCATTGAAAGCGTATGGAGCGCCGGTGGATATCATTTCGGAAGAGAAAGACTTTGCCCGGTATCCCGTACTGATTGCGCCGGCATACGAGCTGGCGGACTCAGCATTGGTAGACCGCTGGAAAGCGTATGTGGAGAACGGAGGAAACCTTGTATTGACTTGCCGTACCGGATTGAAAGACCGTTTCGGGCGTTTCCCCGAAGCACCTTTCGGAGCCATGATAAAAGACTTGACCGGCAATGAACTGGAGTTTTATGATTTATTGCTTCCGGAAACACCCGGCACCGTTTCGATGGACGGGACCGATTATGCCTGGAATACGTGGGGCGATGTATTGAAGCCGGACGCTTCGAATGAAATTTGGGCTACTTATAAGGAAGAGTTCTACGAAGGGAAGCCTGCCGTGACCTTCCGGAAATCAGGAAAAGGGAGCGTTACTTATATCGGTGTAGATACGCAAGACGGAATGTTGGAACGGAAGGTGCTGGATAAGCTCTATGCCCGTTTGCAAATCGGTGTCATGGATTTGCCGTATGGCGTCACCTTGGAATACCGCAACGGATTGGGCATCGTGTTGAATTATAGCGACAAGCCTTATCGTTTCCCGCTTCCCGAAGGAAGCAAGGTTTTGGTAGGGACGCCCGATATCCCTACGGCGGGTGTGCTGGTGTTTAAGTATTGA
- a CDS encoding alpha-L-rhamnosidase, whose product MKKNNLLWAFLLLGGIAQAQDWPEVLPEARPGSRWWWLGSAVDEKNLSYNLAEYGSAGLGSLEITPIYGVQGNDKNDIDFLSPKWMEMLRYTQAEGKKNGIDIDMNTGTGWPFGGPEVTIEEAASKALFETWQADGGKKVTLDIRISDPKEAKRQKGIARLNRLMAYDGKGTCLDLTSKVSDGKLVWDAPEGEWELVALFIGKTLQKVKRAAPGGEGYVMDHLNPQAVKDYFSKFDHAFEGSQASYPRSFFNDSYEVYGADWTPSLLEEFEKRRGYKLEEHFPEFLDTIRPETTRRIVSDYRETMGEMLIDNFTVPWTQWAHSHGSTTRNQAHGSPANLIDTYASVDIPEIEGFGLTDFHIKGLRKDSLTRPNFSDISMLKYASSAAHISGKPYVSSETFTWLTDHFRTSLSQCKPDMDLMFVSGVNHMFFHGTPYSPQEAAWPGWRFYASINMSPTNTIWRDAPAFFQYITRCQSFLQMGQPDNDFLVYLPIYDIWDELPGRMVMFDIHKMDRYAPKFIKTIQTIIAGGFDVDYISDAFIKTTRCENTELVTSGGTHYKALVVPAARLMPAATLKKLVSLARQGATVVFVDQYPEDVPGYSQLEKNRKAFASVLAELPETASFDETQDYPIGKGRIIIGSDYHQVLEATGTPAEEMKTRYGLQFIRRANPTGHHYFISCLQSKDVDAWIPLNVGEPSAMLFNPMNGEKGLAQTRMKDGRLEIRLQLKSGESIIVQTFEKKPEGQTAWKYIEEQPLSLSLDHGWKLTFIESTPAIEGEFDIDTPTSWTELEHPDAKTNMGTGRYTLTIDRPTLKADDWILDLGDVRESARVRINGNDAGTAWAVPFRLSIGKWLKPGKNTIEIEVTNLPCNRISEMDRQGVKWRIFKEINMVKLNYKKGDYSHLEPMPSGLNGNVRLIPVNYASETAPATNGTAQDYCFQFNPSGKASDGCISITSESVYPGADGFGYDLLPAPESKSNQPFFFSVNVPDGNYRVTVTLGSKKQAGVTTVRGESRRLFLENIATRKGEFKTYSFTINKRNTLISGKEKVQIKKREQGKLNWDDKLTFEFNGSAPCLARLEIERIENVPTVFLAGNSTVVDQDNEPWASWGQMIPRFFDERICFANYAESGERADTFIKAGRLKKALSQMKPGDYMFIEFGHNDQKLKGAGKGAYYFFATQLKTFVDEVRSKGGIPIFVTPTQRRSFDENGKIKETHEDYPDAMRWVAGRENVPVLELHDMTRTFYETLGVENSKKAFVHYPAGTYPGQDRELADNTHFNPYGAYEIAKCVIEGMKQLDLPLTQYLRPDYQSFDPARPDNPDEFKWDNSPFTEIEKPDGN is encoded by the coding sequence ATGAAAAAGAACAACCTCTTATGGGCATTCCTGCTTTTGGGCGGCATCGCACAAGCCCAAGACTGGCCCGAAGTACTGCCGGAAGCCAGACCCGGAAGCCGCTGGTGGTGGCTGGGGAGTGCAGTCGACGAGAAAAACCTTTCCTATAACTTAGCGGAATACGGCAGCGCCGGACTGGGAAGCCTGGAGATTACTCCCATCTACGGAGTGCAAGGGAACGACAAGAACGACATCGATTTCCTCTCGCCCAAATGGATGGAAATGCTCCGTTACACCCAAGCCGAAGGGAAAAAGAACGGCATCGACATCGATATGAATACCGGAACCGGATGGCCCTTCGGAGGTCCGGAAGTCACCATAGAAGAAGCCGCCTCGAAAGCCTTGTTCGAGACCTGGCAGGCAGACGGGGGCAAAAAAGTGACACTGGATATCCGGATAAGCGACCCGAAAGAAGCCAAACGGCAAAAGGGAATCGCCCGCCTGAACCGCCTTATGGCATACGACGGGAAAGGCACCTGCCTCGACCTGACCTCGAAAGTGAGTGACGGGAAGCTGGTTTGGGACGCGCCCGAAGGAGAATGGGAACTGGTGGCTCTCTTCATTGGCAAGACGCTGCAAAAGGTAAAGCGTGCCGCTCCCGGAGGAGAAGGATACGTAATGGACCACTTGAACCCTCAGGCGGTAAAGGATTATTTCAGCAAGTTCGACCATGCTTTCGAGGGAAGCCAGGCGTCTTATCCCCGCTCGTTCTTCAACGACTCTTACGAGGTGTACGGAGCCGACTGGACTCCCAGCTTATTAGAAGAATTCGAGAAGCGGAGAGGATATAAGCTGGAAGAGCATTTCCCGGAATTTCTGGATACAATCCGCCCGGAAACAACCCGTCGGATTGTTTCGGACTATCGGGAAACCATGGGCGAAATGCTGATAGACAACTTTACCGTTCCCTGGACACAATGGGCGCACAGCCACGGAAGCACCACCCGGAACCAGGCGCACGGGTCTCCCGCCAACCTGATTGATACCTACGCATCGGTGGACATCCCCGAAATCGAAGGATTCGGCCTGACCGATTTCCACATCAAAGGCCTGCGCAAAGACTCGCTGACCCGCCCGAACTTCTCGGATATCTCGATGCTGAAATATGCCTCATCGGCGGCGCACATATCGGGAAAGCCTTACGTTTCCTCGGAAACATTTACGTGGCTCACCGACCACTTCCGCACGTCCCTGTCGCAATGCAAGCCCGACATGGACCTGATGTTTGTTTCGGGAGTGAACCACATGTTCTTCCACGGCACACCTTATTCGCCCCAGGAAGCCGCATGGCCCGGATGGCGTTTCTATGCCAGCATCAACATGTCGCCCACAAACACGATATGGCGGGATGCTCCGGCTTTCTTCCAGTACATCACCCGATGCCAGTCTTTCCTCCAGATGGGGCAACCGGACAACGATTTCCTGGTTTACCTGCCCATTTATGACATATGGGACGAACTGCCCGGACGCATGGTGATGTTCGACATCCATAAGATGGACCGATATGCGCCCAAGTTCATCAAGACCATCCAGACGATTATAGCCGGCGGATTCGACGTGGATTACATCTCGGATGCCTTTATAAAGACCACCCGGTGCGAGAATACGGAACTGGTGACAAGCGGAGGAACCCATTACAAGGCACTGGTCGTGCCCGCCGCCCGCCTTATGCCGGCAGCTACACTCAAAAAGCTTGTGAGCCTGGCGCGCCAAGGAGCAACGGTCGTGTTTGTAGACCAATATCCCGAGGACGTGCCCGGATACAGCCAGCTGGAAAAGAACCGGAAAGCCTTTGCTTCTGTCTTGGCTGAACTTCCCGAAACCGCTTCCTTCGACGAGACACAAGACTATCCCATCGGAAAGGGACGCATCATCATCGGGTCCGACTATCATCAGGTGTTGGAAGCGACCGGAACCCCGGCCGAAGAAATGAAGACACGCTACGGCCTCCAATTCATCCGCCGCGCGAACCCTACCGGACACCATTACTTCATCTCCTGCCTGCAAAGCAAGGATGTAGACGCTTGGATACCGCTCAACGTAGGCGAGCCTTCGGCTATGCTCTTCAATCCGATGAACGGAGAAAAGGGCCTGGCACAAACCCGCATGAAAGACGGACGCCTGGAAATCAGGCTGCAACTGAAATCGGGAGAAAGCATCATCGTGCAGACCTTCGAAAAGAAACCGGAGGGACAAACGGCATGGAAATACATCGAAGAGCAACCGCTCAGCCTGAGCTTGGACCATGGATGGAAACTCACCTTCATCGAAAGTACGCCTGCCATCGAAGGAGAGTTCGACATCGACACGCCCACCTCATGGACCGAACTGGAGCATCCCGACGCGAAAACCAACATGGGCACAGGACGCTATACATTGACCATCGACCGCCCCACACTGAAAGCGGACGACTGGATACTTGACTTAGGAGACGTACGCGAAAGCGCACGGGTACGCATCAACGGGAACGATGCCGGTACCGCATGGGCGGTTCCGTTCCGCTTATCCATAGGCAAATGGCTGAAGCCGGGCAAGAACACGATTGAAATAGAGGTGACCAACCTTCCGTGCAACCGTATTTCCGAAATGGACCGCCAGGGAGTCAAATGGCGCATATTCAAGGAAATCAACATGGTCAAGCTTAATTATAAGAAAGGAGACTACAGCCACCTGGAGCCCATGCCTTCGGGACTGAACGGAAACGTGCGGCTGATTCCGGTCAATTATGCATCCGAAACGGCTCCGGCTACAAACGGAACGGCTCAAGACTATTGCTTCCAATTCAACCCTTCGGGAAAAGCTTCGGACGGATGTATCTCCATCACTTCCGAATCGGTCTATCCCGGTGCGGACGGATTCGGCTACGACCTGCTTCCGGCTCCCGAAAGCAAATCCAACCAGCCTTTCTTCTTCTCGGTGAATGTACCCGACGGGAACTATCGGGTTACGGTCACGTTAGGAAGCAAGAAACAAGCCGGAGTCACCACCGTACGCGGAGAATCCCGGCGTCTGTTCCTGGAAAACATCGCCACACGCAAAGGAGAGTTCAAGACCTATTCCTTTACCATCAACAAGCGCAATACCCTCATATCCGGAAAAGAGAAAGTGCAAATCAAGAAGCGCGAACAAGGCAAGCTGAACTGGGACGACAAGCTTACGTTCGAGTTTAACGGAAGCGCCCCTTGTCTGGCACGTCTGGAAATCGAACGGATAGAAAACGTCCCGACGGTATTCCTTGCCGGAAACTCGACCGTAGTAGACCAGGACAACGAGCCATGGGCAAGCTGGGGGCAAATGATTCCCCGCTTCTTCGATGAGCGTATCTGCTTTGCCAACTACGCAGAGAGCGGAGAACGCGCGGACACGTTCATCAAGGCCGGACGGCTGAAAAAAGCGCTGAGCCAAATGAAGCCGGGCGACTATATGTTCATCGAGTTCGGGCACAACGACCAGAAACTGAAAGGCGCGGGAAAAGGCGCCTATTACTTCTTTGCCACCCAACTGAAGACATTTGTAGATGAAGTACGCTCGAAGGGAGGCATTCCGATCTTCGTCACACCTACCCAGCGCCGCTCGTTCGATGAAAACGGAAAGATAAAAGAGACGCACGAAGATTATCCCGACGCCATGCGTTGGGTGGCAGGGCGCGAGAATGTGCCCGTGCTCGAACTGCACGACATGACCCGCACGTTCTATGAAACCTTGGGAGTGGAAAACTCGAAGAAAGCGTTCGTACATTATCCGGCAGGAACATATCCCGGACAAGACCGGGAATTAGCCGACAATACCCATTTCAATCCGTATGGAGCCTACGAAATCGCGAAATGTGTCATCGAAGGAATGAAGCAACTGGACCTTCCGTTGACGCAATACCTCAGACCCGATTATCAAAGTTTCGACCCGGCCCGTCCCGATAATCCGGACGAGTTCAAATGGGACAACAGCCCCTTCACGGAAATAGAGAAGCCGGACGGGAATTAA
- a CDS encoding DUF4450 domain-containing protein, with the protein MKNLICTLLCLMAGCIVQAQTPAAYSMPNGAGTLVIGTTGNSADRWLDKEDTLVKEKRLGIRHIPLKDTQGFILEITNLSLPDSARIAWAIGGFDSPQAGTRIAPEYCKDNVFNVEGNLITVYHGKVMQLKVTQALVPPCPDIRLCNGRKQDTPMTLFQSGKKTDAPVLCGITSIKKGEKAYLCLYKPNRSADYTYYMLPRLVQSLTVQP; encoded by the coding sequence ATGAAAAACCTAATCTGTACATTGCTTTGCCTTATGGCGGGCTGTATCGTACAAGCACAAACTCCTGCGGCATATTCCATGCCCAACGGAGCAGGCACGCTCGTCATAGGGACGACAGGAAACAGCGCCGACAGGTGGCTGGACAAAGAAGACACGCTGGTCAAGGAAAAGAGGCTCGGCATCCGCCACATTCCGCTGAAGGACACGCAAGGATTCATTCTCGAAATCACCAACCTTTCTCTTCCCGACTCTGCCCGTATAGCATGGGCCATCGGCGGATTTGATTCACCCCAAGCCGGCACCCGCATCGCTCCGGAATATTGCAAAGACAATGTATTCAATGTAGAAGGGAATCTGATAACGGTCTATCACGGCAAAGTCATGCAGCTGAAAGTGACGCAAGCCCTGGTTCCGCCCTGCCCGGACATCCGCCTGTGCAACGGAAGAAAACAAGACACGCCAATGACGCTTTTCCAGTCAGGGAAAAAGACAGACGCGCCGGTCTTATGCGGCATCACCTCGATAAAGAAAGGAGAGAAAGCCTACCTTTGTCTATATAAACCCAACCGGAGCGCGGACTATACCTATTATATGTTGCCCCGTCTTGTTCAATCTTTAACCGTACAGCCATGA